AACTCTTTGCTAATGCAATTTCATAGTGTTTGATTgattgtgttgtgttgtgttgtgttgcAGACATTTTGGCATGAAGCTGcttagagaaagagagaacaAACGAGAGACAAGTTCAAGGTAGAGTGGATGCAGCAAATGCAATCTTAAAAAAAGAGTGTTTGTTTTGTAAATGTAGGTAGCATCATCATGTGTAGGAGTAGGATAAGAAGCACatatactttttattttgcttcATTCTTTCAAGGTCAAAGTGAGAATgggaaattaaatgaattcaGACACTCGTTTGTACTACTTATTAAAGATTTGATTGTTTGTTTAAGTGATATTGAaatctaatatcatgaaacttttacaaatttacaaattttaaaattgataaataatatcataattttattccgatttgtttttttccatgaatgaaaaaattcccacaaataatattatgatactgATTTGTTTTCGTAATTTTTCGACAATAATTTTGAGAgcatcaagtttttcaatctttgaagatagtttttcttgaagcatatcctccaaaattgttcttcattctattaaataacatgaattttttcatttgtgaGAAAAAAAACTCGAGGTAAAAttagtgatattatttgtcaattttaaaattcgtagaaaaattcaactttttgaaagtttttaATATCCCTTTGTTTAAATGTACCAACTTCTGTTTTCCAATTTTGGTTTTTAGATATTCAACAAACAATAATGCTATGTGACCACAATGTGGCTAGCCACACGGTGGCAGTTTTGTAAATAGttgaaacaaataatattataaaataatagtgtTAGACAGTgctcaaatatttttacataattatcCTTATCCTTCCAattttgaagagagaatatacatttaatttcaaattaaaattaataatcaatcTCACCCTCTATACTAATTACGACTCCATTTCCCAAACATAGTTATTATCGGAGCCTTAAAAGCAATGACCAATTAATCCTCAACtaataaagtaggagtatGTAAGTTTATTgcatatatcaatttttttctctttaagtcatatttatatttttcaagtaATTGATAACATCAAAAGTACTAGTCAtatgtaatttgtaaaataataaaataattttaaataatgaaatgtgatatactagtaattattattatcactattattattaatatttattaatgtatTTGCTATCGGCGTTGAGTTTATTATAATgcaatagtattttttaaattatcatcaatttcaaatgttaaaatttgtattttactttatatcactaaatttatattaatttatcatatacTATTAGTATTACGgagtactcctattatttaattattagtgcAAAACGTGACACACACTTTAGACCTGTacaataaaaagaatttaaatatttaattataatactcctattatttaattattagtgcAAAAAGTGACACACACTTACGGAGTATTATACTACATGTCTACATTTACttaatattgttaatttttattataaataaaaatatgagtaaataaGAGTGATAAGTATAAAGGGATCGAAAGTTGAGGAAATTATTGATGGAATAATTAAGGCCAGGGGTAGAATAGTCTTGAGAATTTTGATTCTTTCTAAGTGCATTAAATTTAACTGAAAAATCTAATTATGGCTGGCCATAATGTGGCCATTTAGCATCACTCTTCgacaaattaatgaaaatggcATCCTACTCGCTCGCCCATCCGGAACAACTTAATCCCTCCACGTACATAAACTTCGCCATGTTGGAGTGAATGACATACAATTGGCAAGTCTGgcacaaaaagaagaaaaaaagaattggaCGAATTGCGCTTAGGGTTGTTGCTGTGGAGACATGGAGACACGTGGCATTTAAAAAAAgtcatttgaaaaataaggTTTTAATAAAAGGGtaaattgtcaaataaattagaataaaggccaaaattggtcctgaacacaTGATAATTTTACGTTTTTtttcctaaacattatcttttggattttttggtcctgaacatatgtaaatttgatcattttggtcctgaacatagagaaatatgatcattttggtcatccgtcaatatttccgttaaaaaactaacggtcaacgggtttaatccagattttgaccaaattaaatttttaattctgaattattactccctaattaatttcctaattattttaataaatatttaattaaaatcagaaataaataatattaaaaaaaatagaaatcctCTTCTTCTCCGTCCACTGCGACTCCTCCTTCTCCGGCGACCACCGCAAGCTGAGCACCAAATTCTCTGCCGAGATCATCCTTTGCAACAAGCAGCTCGGCCTCCACGAGTACAAATTCCTCCTCAAGACCATCGTCAGCTCCGACATCGGCGAGGAGACCTACGCCCCCCAGATGGTCTTCGACGGCCGCGAGTCCCCACCCTCTTCGACGGCCTCCTCGAGATGGACGAGTTCTTCCTCGACAGCATCCCCGCCCTCCTCCGCCGCACCGCCGTCCCCCCCTCCGACATCGACCTCCTCGTCGTCAACATCTCCATGCTCTCCTCCGCCCCCTCCCCCGCCGCCCGCATCATCAATTTATACAATCTGAGACACGACGTGAAGGTCTACAACCTCGTCGGGATGGGCTGCAGCGCCTCCACCATCGCCATCAACATCGTCGAAAACATCTTCAAAATGCAACCAAATTCAACAGCAATGATCGTCACATCCAAATCCCTCAACCCCAACTGGTACATGGGAAACGACAGCTCTAAAATGCTTGCAAACTGCCTCTTCCGCACCGGCGGATGCGCCCTCATCCTCACCAACAAGCCGGCTCTATCGAAAAAGGCGATGTTCAAGCTGAGGACCCTCGTCCGGACCCAATCGGGCTTGAGCTCAACGGTCTTCTCGGCGTCGGAAAGAGCTTCGATGAATTGGTGGAGGGAAGCGTAGGCGGCGGAGAGGTTGGAGTAGAGGACGTAGTTGGAGGGGGAGAGGTTGCCGGTGGAGAAGGCGGCGTTGCTTTGGCTTCGTCGGCCATAATTTAGatgattttaaatgaatatttattaaaataattagggaataattagagaattaattagggagtaaaaatcagaattaaaagtttaatttggtcaaaatcgggattaaactcgttgaccgttagtttttaacggaaatattgacggaggaccaaaatgatcaaattttcatatgttcagaaccaaaaaatccaaaagataatgtttaggaccaaaaacgtaaaatttccatatgttcaggaccaattttggcctttactcaataaattatgaacgattgtcaaattttgatatagagcaataaaatacataattttcgTCGAACGGCTACTCATTGCCAAATTTCGCACAAATGTGTTCGATTAGATTTCCGTGGAGTTGGATGTGGGCGTTGTTGGCCTTTGTGTCCGCTTAAGTATTGACCCTCCATGCCAGGGGGGCAATTCTTTCCAATGACGGACCCAGAAAATCCAATTTGTGGGATcgaaaactaattaataaatataatataatatttaaataattattatatatattagtaaaatttgaatattgcattatttttcGTTTGGCAAggtatttaatactccctccgtcattaaatgtctcatttttctttttcatctatCCGCGAATAAATGTTCTATtccacttttactatatttggtaaGTAGACtctacatttcactaactaattcaacttacattttattataaaactaatatataaaaataggctccatattctaataatttttctacccactttaccacataaagtcaaataatttcttaaaaatccGTATCGGTCAAATATGGGACATTTATTCATAGACGGGGGGATTAAATGCgagtaacatattttttaaaatagaaaagacacataaaaaactttataaattttagtttttagactgttactaaatttttttaatgttccatggatcatttatattatctAAAATATGTCTTAGCTAACGTCTAAGTTTACtagtatttagttttatttgtaattttacaaatattattgttatttgcaactacaaataaaaatttaacacaaaatcaatcatacttatttagttgtaattgactatttttaaaatattttataccaATTTACTTAAGACTCTAAtgataaaatacaatttaaacTAATCAAGCACATcttatcttattaattaaatttacacttaaacaaagaaataaaataacgctgcattaattaatataatagtgTATTATGAAATGTAGTATACCATGCATGAGGTGATCCCTTCCGTATTTGAACTACCTAGgtttactaaaacaaaattagagcATTGCGCTGCCACTCTTCTTTCTCCATTATCGTCACGTCTCTTCTTTTTCAAACTTTTCAAGAAGCTTATTCTTCTAattctcttcctcttctctcttccATGTCGATGAAGCAGCCATAGCATGGGGTCGGAGCCGGAGCAGCCCTGGATCGACGGCCTATTCTGAAAGGTTCTCGGAGGTATTCACAGACCAGcagtggggtcggccgaccccacctggGTCCGTCAGTGATTCTTCCATCGCCAATGCACGTCAATGCTGCCAAGCATCCGCGACAGTCGTGGCATACTTCGTGAAGAAAGAAGCAATTGATGGCAATCGTTGGTGGTGAGCTTTCGAAGGTATTCTGCACCGAAGACTTCACGAACGCCTTTACAAAACTTTTTCAAGCATTCACGTCCAGTTGTTTCCGCAACATTCAAGTATTCGTTGAACATATCTGACGTTTGCCCCATAGCAACTTGTCGGATGGGGCACGTACATAAAGTTGTACGACTTTGCAACTGGTTGCGTCGGGTCGTTCTTGGAAGAATTCGTCATGAGCCGCGCAATGTATTTACAATGCGCAAAAACAAGGTCTTGTTCGTGCCAAAACAGTGTCGGAAGTAATCCTCCGGGAACCGTGGTTCGTCGCAAAAATAATCACGAACAAGCCTTGCGTCGGCTCCCTCCCGATCACGGGGTATGTAGCACTGGGGTCTCCGAGGCGGCAAGGTTGACGTAGTATTGttgatactccatccgtctcagtttaagagtaagatttagttatgacacgggttttaagaagttggtggagtgtgtaataattgaagtgggGTAGTGGTTGTTGgaatgtgtaataattgaagtgaggTAGTGGAAAGTGTGTaacccttttgactttttgtatgtttaagagtaatgacatttgagtgtaaatttgatgaataatgaggttaaattttatgtctaAATATGGTagattctaaatgtgactcttgAACTGAGACGGacttaaatgataaaatgtaaCTCTtaaattgggacggagggagtaatattcgTGCTGTTTTTGCTCCGCTTGTGCAATCAACCGAGCAATTCCATTCGGATCAATTTCTTCAACTGATGCAAATTAGTATGTTTAGACTTTAGAGATCAGAAAGAATGAGGAATAACGTTGtttgattataaaaaatggctgatgaagaagtaatttatagatgatttatGGATGAATTGCAtgttaaaaatgatactatatccgtcccaactaagttgagacacaacttttgggcacagagattaagaaattgtagCAAAAAGTAGGAGGgaggaataaaatagaaaagataaagagagagtaaagaaTATGctggaataaagtaggagtgaacttagttgggacatcccaaagaGGAATAagactcaacttaattgggacatCTCAAAGAGgaatatgactcaacttagttgggacgaagagaatatttttctaatagAGTAGTAATATTTGGGAAAGTgaattttttctgatttttttcgACGTTTTtcgatttaaaattttcaatagtTCAATACGACGTCACCGCCAACCCAGGCGCCATTCCGCCAGATCGAGCGGAACTCTCTGCGTCGGAATGGTCGTTGCACTCGCAACGCTCCTCTGATGGGGTAGCGCTCCAATGGGACGGAACAATACGCCCCATTAAGCACAATTGGTGATGCTCTTTAAgcatatactccatctgttcgccattaaatgtcccattttttctttttcatttgttcgccaataaatgtctcattttattgttactatactactccctctgtccgcgaatagaagtctcgtttttcttttttggtccgtccgcgaataggagtcccggttcataattaccataaatggtaaagagaccccacattccactaactccttcccctcacatatcatttaaaattaatatatataagtgagaccctattccactaactttcttccaccaacttttcttaacatttcttaaaactcgtgctggaaacaaatgagactcctattcgcggacggagggagtatttggtAAGTGGACTCTATATTTCACTAAATCATtctacttacattttattattaaatcaataCATAAAAGTAGGTCTAtgttctactaatttttttaccccctttaatttaaaaggtcaaatattttttaaaattcaaaacgGTTAAATATGAGACCTTTAATTATGGACAAGTGGAGTATAAAACATTAGTTATCATTATTAAGAAAAGCAGCgcttttagagcatctccaatggcggacgtcgcCGACGTCTGACCGAACGTCCGCCGTAGTGGTGACGAAGGGTGCCCACGCCCGTCCCTAACGCCCGTCGGATGGCCTCGCCCGTCATCCCCACGGGCGGGCGGACGTccaagttttaatttttttttaaaactctataaatagggctcgttgaacttcatttcattcacaccacttgtgttgacaagtttctctctctaaatctacaaatttcatttctactacaaTGGAGAACAATAGGAACTCCCCCACCACGAGCGGAGGAAACACACCCACGATTCCCACCGGAACTGAGGGAAACTTtgcggggatgaatccccaaaCGGCGGGGATGGCAGGGATGACTCCCCTAATGTTCTACAATATGTACCAGTGGATGAGTCAGATGGGTGGGATGATACTCGGGGCAGCGGGGATGGGTGGCATACCGCCAAATATGGCGAGggtgggtgggatgatgcctGGGGCAGTGGAGATGGGCGGTACGCCGCCAAATATGACGGTGGGTGGGTCGATGCAGCACAGGAGCCCGAGGACGCCTAGGGAATCCGTCTATCGcccatatatagatttgttggccGATGATTCCCCTAGTACTGTTCCGGAGACTCAGTACGCCGACATcgagactttctcttttgaggagCTGGGAGCGGAGTTGGGGCTATCGCCGATCCGTGAGACTCCCGATGAGGCGGAGCCTGCTGCAAGGGGCAGGATCAAAGGCAAAGGCAAGGCCAGGGGCCCGGTAGGGGCGGGGGTAGGGGCAAGGGCAAAGTCCCGAGCTCTTCCTCGCACACGGGGGCAGAGGAGGAGAAGGGTGAGGATGAGCCGGAGAGGAGGACAATCTGGACCGTGTGAGAAAATGTCGCGCTTGCGAAGGCCTGGATCGGTGTAGTAGAGGATCCCTATGTCGGGCCGAACTAGTATGTTGACCGATTGTGGCTTCGCATTAGTGAGGCCTACCTCATATGCAAACCGTCTGGGGCGAAGCCTCACACTTCCGAGCAATGCCGGAAACAGTGGCTTCGGTTGAGGCCTAAGCTTAGTCGTTTTGCCGCCctctaccaaaacaacatGCGCATGGCAACCAGCGGCATGTCTGAGGATGATGTGAAGAAACGAGCCTTGGCCCAGTACCCcgacaaagaattgaagttcaaaGATTTTGACCAATGGGAGGCCTTTCTCGTGGTCAGGGATTAGCAAAAGTTTGCTGTGGGTGTCGAATCGGGCTggaagcggacgaagatcaactcttccgGTCACGATCAGACTCTCGCCGTCGTCGTCGCCCGATGGGGCAAAAGGCTGCGCAGCGGATGGCGAGGGGAAGCGGCAGCGGCAGCGGGTCCTACGAGGTCGAATCGGAGGCCCCAGAAGGCCCAGGTAACGACCGTCTCGCCCGCGCGCAGCTAACGAAGACCCTGATGCAGAGCACGAGTAAGTGGTTTAGCACGCACGATCTTGTGTACAAAAGGCTGTGCAAGGATGTGGTCGATGCATGTCGGCGCGATTCAGGAATGCCACCCATTGATGATTATGACGTCGAGATTGGGGGCGGGGACGTCGGAGGCGGTAGCGGCACGGGCGACGAGGAcggggacgaggacgaggaggagtgaGAGCCGAGGATTGTATTTCTCgactttttatgattatgtaatttttaggtattatgtaatttttttttaattatgtaatttttttttaagtattatgtaatttttttaatgaagtattcgaattttcccgtattccGTGTCGACATTTTAATTCTGTAAATTTTAAgtccgtaaattgaataattgcggaaagtcctagtgggaaatCCTAGTGcatgggaagtcctagtgatgtgaCAGTTGAATGGGAAGGGTTAGTGATGACGTGACAGAAAGTCtttgtgggaagtcctagtggaagGGGCCACCAGAGACGCtcttagataaaaaaatacagGAGTTTATTGACTTGTTCCGCTTTCTGAGTTATCCTCAAACTTGTAGACTTCATCTACGAAACTGAtctgggagagagagagagagatgattCTTCCTCACGCCCAATTTCTAAGCTCCCCGCCCCCAATTCTGATTCTCCCCAAAACCCAATTTCTCAAACCTTGCGTTTCGCTCCCTGCACCACACTCCTTTCCAAGGGCATTAAATATCAACCGATCTGCCTTGAAATGCAGAGCCGCTAGCCTAGTTTCAGAGCCTCCGCAATTGGAGTTGAGCGACAACAATCGAAGGCCTTTCCCAGCTGAAGTTACAAGAACCGTTCTCGAACTATCGACCGTCGGTACTCTTTCCACTCTCAGTCAAGACGACGGCTCTCCTTTGGGCTTCGGCGTTCGCTTTGCTCTCGATTTCAATGGAACTCCCATCTTGTGTTTGAACCATGGATTTTCGGCTGACACGAAGAGGGCCTGCAGTCTTCATGTTAAGGTTCGTGGGTTTTGCCTAAAGGTTCAATCTTgattatcaatatttatatactcttCTTCATTGGTTTGAATTGATATGTACCAGTTGGAGCAATGCGGAGTGCGGACGCCTCAGTGTACAATTGTTGGTAATCTTAATAAACCCGTTGATGCGATTGCTTTGAAGGTAGGGAGGCTTGGATTTTCTGTTTTCCCcatttctttacattttatgTCTACTTATTGGATAATGTTGATTATTGCTGTCTGAAATTAGCTTTTGTAATTTGTTGCCAATATCCTCAACTCCATGATCTCATCTTTAGAAATCAGTATCCCAACATCTATACCACAAAAGGATTAATAATTGGCATCGAACTCTCATTTGGTTTTCTGAATTCCTTGTATATAGAAACTCTGTTCAGTGTGGAAGAAGCGGTTTAATGATGAAGTGGAAGAAAGCTCCATATATGTCATTGAAGTTGAACGAGTACTTCAGATAGAAGATTATGGTGAGGTATGGCTTATATTCAATGTTGAAGAATATTTATTGTCCAAGGACTTGTGGATAGCTTCTTGAGGATGACTTGATATCGATGAAACACAACAGGATGGTGTTTGGGTAAGCTCATCGGAATATGTATCGGCTGAACCAGATCCACTTCGAAACTCTGCAGAGAAGatagtggatgagattaataCTAACAATAGAGAAGATGTTCTTCGCTTCTGCAACATTTATGCAGACTTAGATTTCCAGGTGCACACTGGCTATCTTTCACTTTTGCAGTGCAGTCCtatttgaaattgatgatGTGTGCCTCATCAGAGTTCTGCATGCTTTATTTGTGTTACTTACCAATCTATTGGATGAGATTTTAACACTGGTAGACAACAGGTATTACTTGAAATTTACACCGGTGGATTGAGATTTTAACACAATTGCAAGTGGTTTGCATGCATGCTTagtttgcaattttaaaatagcTGCTTGAGCCATTTAGCTACACACAATAGTTGCTTAGTTTGATACTCTTAGTTTATTAGTTGTTCCAAGTTTGCATTCTGAACTTCATGTCCTTTTTTACCCTCGTCTCgacttattaaattaatcgTTTTCTCAACTTATTAAATTGACGGTTTGTGTATGTTATGATTTGTGTTAGGTAGTGGACGCGAAGATGGTGTGGGTTGATCGACTAGGGTTTGATGTGCGTGTGACATCAGTGCAAAAGGATGTATATGAGGTACGGATACCTTTTCCAAGAGAAGTGGGAGACGAGAAAGGCGCAAAATCATCTTTCAATGGTATGTCTCAGCTTGCATGGGAAGTCGAAAAGAATTTCCATGCTCTCGAGTTCAAGAAGGTAAAACATGTAAAGAAAGTTGGAAATGCAGTTCAAACGTCTACAGTGTAGAGAAGTGTTCTTTTTTGATCTGTAGCTCCATCCCAGTTTCTGAAGAGTTGATCATGTTAGCATTTGCAACATTAATGTTCAAGGATTAGtgatttcataaatatattgacTCTTGTTGTTCTATGTCCATGTTCATTTAAGAAACATGCACAGATAGAGGATATATGTGAGCTAGGAAAAACCGAGCGAGAGCAGTAAATGACACATAACTCCTCTTATATTGTTGTGATTTGTGTGCTTGTAATTCAGATTAAACAGTGAAATCCAGTTTTGTTTTTTCGGAGTTGGTTATGGATTTGGTTTCCTATTAATTAGATTCTTTGGAGATGAGAACCTTTTTCCATGCTGATTTGATGGCCAAGAGAGGAGATGCTCTCTGATTAATGGTAATAGGCAGAATGCAAATGGGAAAGGGATTTTGTTTCGCGATTGTAATTGTGTCATGCATGATTTTGTTACATGTGTTAACATCAAATTGCAGGGCCAATAACACGCCAGAAACCTTAACTGggaatactatatatatgaagAGATGAAGTTAGAAATCCAGATATTTTACATGGCTAATGATTTTGATGATGCAATCAAGCGGCAGCAGGGGTGTAGGAGAAGTGGCTGATAGCAGCTGCATTCTTCATGCCTATCAAATCTGTGCATTTGCTGCCATCATACTTGGGTTGGAACAATAAGGCAATTAACTCCTCCATTCTCTCAGCTGTGTAGTTCACCTCATGTTCTAATCCAGGCATGAATCTCTGCAGATAGCTCTTGTAAGGCGGCACAACTGCTTCAACTATTAGGTGGCATGTCTTCCATCTCAAGGCCTTGTCACACAGTATCCATTTGGATTGCTTCTTGTACATTTCATCAAAAGCCTCACAGAATATGGTGATCCTCTTCTTCGCCACTTCCCTATTGATGGCTCTGCCTCCGGGGAACAAGGTCAATCCCTCTTCATGCAAAAGCACCACAAGCTTTTCCCAACTCTCTCTCAGGTATAATGCTGCATAGTACTCTGCGGATTCCTCATACGCCCACACCCAAGATTTCCCCATTAATTCCCCGAGCTTGTTCCCCCTTGCGCTGTTGCACAAGTACCAGTGACTGTTCATCATAAAGAGGTAGGAAAGAGCGGTGTCATTGTAACTCTGAGCCCAACTCTCCAAGTTGGTCTCTAGTGCTTTCATTCTGTTGTGAATTTCATTGGAGAGAAGCCCTTGTTCAGAACTTGCTCGGTTCCACACCTGAGATATCTCAAGAACTCGAGTCAGAATCGAGCTGTTCTCCTCCACAAGAAGTTTGTTGCAGTAGTCAGTAACGAAACAAACGATCCTTGGAACACTGCCATCTGGTGGTGGCTCAGTCTCCCTTTGTAGCTCCACTTGCGATAACAGGTCCCAGAAAATCTCACTAGCCCCATCGACAACTTTCTTAACAAGAGCTCGTGTCTTGTTTTGAATCTCTTGACAGAACTTTCCATTGAACAGCTGATTGAACTGCAAGCGTAGTTTGTCCAGAGTGGAGAAAATCTTGAGCAGACTCAAGAGCTTCATTGCTTCTTTCTTGCAGTTACAAACCGAGCTTCCAAAATCAAAGATTTCGATGAATCCACATTCAGTTGCAATCTTGGCAAAGCAATTCATCCatacatcatcatcatcatcatctcccAGTTTCTTGCAGAGCCTGTACTCATTCAGGAGCAGATTCCTGAGAGCAAACTCCATGTGATTATCCCACTGGTAAATGTACGTCTCTACATTTCGAACACTGTCCGTTTCAGATAACTGAATTCCCAGGTAATCCACACGCAGGGCTTGTAAAGAAGCCCGTGCTTCTGCAATCCTAACTTCTGCATAGATAGACGTGCATCTGTGGAGGCGATTGTTAGCAGCCAGGACCCGAGCAATGGCCTGCAATTCAGGTTCTGGAAATGTTGGGTGTGAGAAATCGGTTTGAGTCAAGAGACGCCTGTATTCATTCTCGAGG
The nucleotide sequence above comes from Salvia hispanica cultivar TCC Black 2014 chromosome 5, UniMelb_Shisp_WGS_1.0, whole genome shotgun sequence. Encoded proteins:
- the LOC125188305 gene encoding glutamyl-tRNA reductase-binding protein, chloroplastic, yielding MILPHAQFLSSPPPILILPKTQFLKPCVSLPAPHSFPRALNINRSALKCRAASLVSEPPQLELSDNNRRPFPAEVTRTVLELSTVGTLSTLSQDDGSPLGFGVRFALDFNGTPILCLNHGFSADTKRACSLHVKLEQCGVRTPQCTIVGNLNKPVDAIALKKLCSVWKKRFNDEVEESSIYVIEVERVLQIEDYGEDGVWVSSSEYVSAEPDPLRNSAEKIVDEINTNNREDVLRFCNIYADLDFQVVDAKMVWVDRLGFDVRVTSVQKDVYEVRIPFPREVGDEKGAKSSFNGMSQLAWEVEKNFHALEFKKVKHVKKVGNAVQTSTV
- the LOC125188304 gene encoding exocyst complex component EXO70I-like; translation: MEESQRVDHLLAAREILRSSIEKSRNIGIAVDQSGSRLKQTSHNLASLQCSIKNIATKCRVYGIRGHVDRAIGPAAALLQVLDLVHELQNSIQFDPSRAAASITRLQEALKLLADNCRLLILWLQDAVHILTSNAASADDWYLVRASKVVSILREIQLFCRDGEVISSAFDTLENEYRRLLTQTDFSHPTFPEPELQAIARVLAANNRLHRCTSIYAEVRIAEARASLQALRVDYLGIQLSETDSVRNVETYIYQWDNHMEFALRNLLLNEYRLCKKLGDDDDDDVWMNCFAKIATECGFIEIFDFGSSVCNCKKEAMKLLSLLKIFSTLDKLRLQFNQLFNGKFCQEIQNKTRALVKKVVDGASEIFWDLLSQVELQRETEPPPDGSVPRIVCFVTDYCNKLLVEENSSILTRVLEISQVWNRASSEQGLLSNEIHNRMKALETNLESWAQSYNDTALSYLFMMNSHWYLCNSARGNKLGELMGKSWVWAYEESAEYYAALYLRESWEKLVVLLHEEGLTLFPGGRAINREVAKKRITIFCEAFDEMYKKQSKWILCDKALRWKTCHLIVEAVVPPYKSYLQRFMPGLEHEVNYTAERMEELIALLFQPKYDGSKCTDLIGMKNAAAISHFSYTPAAA